attgaaagatgaactgaggttcaCACTCCAGTCTAGTTGTTGGTAGTAATGTACCTTAAAATTGGTTGCCAaccaccatataaagtccaaagaagaagaagcctgaaggaggataATTAATCTGTGGAATAATTgttagagtagaggaccttgtgcatttcaggtaaaataacatccCATGACAAATTAGATAGCAACAGCAAGCtggctaaattgccatacattttTTATGCTTTTCAACATGTCCCCAAATTTAATATAGTTGGtgcagagtttgttttgatatttcaacctgcgtgtcctgaacGCCTCTGGTGTTGGTGGACGCACGCGTGCGAGGGGTCTGATCAGCATGTGTTTCCCTCCTGTGTCGCAGATTCCTGAAGAGACCTGTTCTCCTTGTGGAAGCATTATGTACTGCACCCACTTAAAGAAGCTGCAGCTGGTCATCATGGCAATGCTGTGGGTGACACCGGTGAGGGCGGGGACAGACTGCAGGTATGGCTGCCGACTAAACAACATGACCATCaccgtggagagagaggactgtcacggaagcatcaccatcaccacctgcGCCGGCCTGTGCGAAACGACGGTAGCTAAATCGGGATAGACAGTACTTATTTAGGGTTGTGTGTTTATTAGGTGCCAAACTGGACAAgactgactgaaacagggagggccTACTTGGCCAATAggaaacacatttttattttctgaTGCAAAAAATGTTCTGTTgagtgccctaatgaacacacccCTGTACAATTGTTTTTCATTACATtgagttatatatatttttggtctCAAGTGGCGcattggtctaaggcactgtatctcagtgcaagaggcgtcactatagtccttggttcgaatccaggctgtatcacatccggctgtgattgggtcccatagggcggtgcacaattggcccggggtaggccgtcattgtaaataggaacttgttcttaactgacttacctagttaaataaataacaaaaaatatatattctgttGCATGTGAGCTGTTGTGTAATATATTGTAGTGCAGCCATGCTACATTTTCGGCTGTTTAATTTAATTGACTAGGAGTATGTGCTAATTGAGCTAAATCATTCATTCTACTATTTGACTTTGCACCAGGTTGCATCAGCAGCCCTttgatatatactgaacaaaaattgaacacaacatgcaacaatttctaatattttactgagttacagttcatataagggaatcagtcaattgaaataaattcaataggacctaatctatggatttcacatgcttGGGTAGggtccaggcccacccactggggagcaaggtccagccaatcagaatcagTTGTTCCCCACAAAAGAGCCCCcccagacaatcccgcaggtgaagaagttagatgtggaggtcctaggctggtgtggttacacatggtctatggttgtgaggccagttggacgtactctaaaagataaattaacattcagttctctggcaacatTCCTCCAATTTAGCTAGCTTTCCTCCAGTCAGTCTCCTTCAAAActtggcattgtgttttgtgacaaaactgcacattttaaattgGACTTTtggtgtccccagcacaaggtgcacctgtgtaatgatcattctgtttaatcagtttcttgacatgccacacctttcaggtggatggattatattggcaaaggagaaatgcttactaaaagggatgtaaacaaatttgtgcataacATGAGAAAAATaggctttttgtgcatatggaacatttctgggatttaaaaaaatgtcagttcatgaaacatgggaccaacacttttacatgtggcaattctatttttgttctgtgtagaTCACATTGGCACCAGAAGAGTAACACTATGAATCATGCAATAATTAAAAAACATGGTTTCCATTAGCCAAATCCCAGATCGGTTTGAGTTGTCTTGCCAAGCCCTATGGTTATTGTCATGCCATGAGTTGACTATACATTACAACATATCTGGGAACAGGCCAGTGTTCTGATGATGTCAATTTACCTGTTTTTGGCAGGACCTGAACTATCAGAGCACATGGCTGCCGCGCTCCCAGGGGGTGTGTAACTTCAAGGAGTGGTCCTACGAGAAGGTCTACCTGGAAGGCTGTCCAGCCGGGGTCAACCCCTTCTTCATACCCGTTGCCAAGAGCTGCGATTGCATCAAATGCAAGACGGACAACACCGACTGTGATCGCATAAGCATGGCAACACCCAGCTGCATAGTAAACCCACTAGAAATTTAATATTGTAGAGTTAAGCTGTTGCAgcatgcaccaatttgtaagtcgctctggataagagcgtctgctaaatgacttaaatgtaaatgtaaatgcagcaGCCACTATTCTATGGTACCGTTTCCATTGTTGATGTGCTATCGCAATAAAACACTACTTTGagtaagtctaaaagtatttgcttttagaatatacttaaatatcaaaagttaATGTATAAATAATTAAACAAACCAGACCGCACTCACTTTTTTATTTACAGGGGCAGGGTCCAACAAGATATAATTTACCAATGAAGCATTCcattagtgagtccaccagatcagaggcagaagggatgttctcttgataagtgtgtgaaataGACCAGGGATGTTGTCTTCATAAGTGTGTGTGAATTAGACTATTTTCCTATCCTGTTAAGCAttaaaaatgtaacaagtacttttgggtgtcagagaaatgtatggagtaaaaagtacattattctcTTTTGGAatgcagtgaagtaaaagtagtcaaaaatataaaaagtaCAGATAACCAAAGAAACTACTTAAGTTGTACTTCACAACTGTGACTATGGGTCATTTATCACTACCCAAAAATATACCTAATAGGTCACAGAAAATAAAAATGGCACAGAACACCCTATAATGGAGATTATCTGTGGTAAAGCAGCAGCACTTGTTTTGACCACTTAACACCTTGTGGACATTTCTAGGAAACTGTTGCAAAACCACACACATGATACTGAAGAGGCCACCAGTCATTACCGATAATTATTATAGACTTTTGGAATCTGGACACTCACATTATTTTAATATGTATTAAGACCAATGTAATTGACAGCTGTGGGCACAAAGAACATATGTAATCACTAATCAAAACAAGTGGAGAATTGCAAAAACCATAATGAGGAAAGGCAGGAAATGAAACATGGAAAATTCTTCAGGCATGCATACTTTCGAAAAAGGTGGAAACAAATCGCTGTCATATACCTCTTTTTCCTTGCATGAGTTCTCGTAGCGAGGTACCGGCAAAGTGTATGCGCACATACTTTCTTGAATTGATCCTCTCGGGCACAGGAACTAAACTACATATGAAATGCTTATAACACTTGGTTGAAACCATTGTGGGAGTATTATTTCTTATTAATTTACTCTTGATACATCTTGTGATGATTTGATTATCTTTTGGCAACTTCAGACCATTTCTTATTCGGTCCCTTCTCTTTCTACAGGAAACAAAAATGAGAAAAATAACAGAACAGTCATAGTTCTAAGGGTAGGGGAGACTAGCCAGCGTACTTGTTGCGGATGatctctcccccctccacctcaACCTGCTCGTAGAGCCACTTGCGGTCACAGCGGCACTCCACGCCACACCTGCGGGAGCTACACTCGGGGCAGGGGTAGAAGCAGCCCATGCAGTCCGCATCCAGGCAGTCACACATGTCCTTGCCACAGGAGAGCAGGCGGCCTTTGTTGTCATACACTTTGCTCTTCGCACCAATAGTCGGTCTGCAAATACACAAAAACAATGGGAACGTCTGACCTGACTAGTCTCTCCAGTAAAAAAGGCAACCATTTGAAATGCAATAATGAAAACAAGCATACGGTGCAGCCTTCGAGGAAGCCATGCAGTGATGGATTCTGAAAACATGTTTCCACTCTTACCGGTCAGTGTTGGAGGAGATTCCTCCTCGTCCTCCACCTCGTTTTTTGCCATCACCTCTtccctgcaaaaaaaaaaaaatagagtgAATGTTGATAGATGAAACAAGGGGTGAAAACAAAAGTCTCTGAAAAACAGCACTTAACTGTGCAAAAATTCACCAAAACGTGCTATATTCTGCAACAGGATTTACACTAACATTCATTTATAGGGGTGACACCCATCTGTGAGAggtgattaaaaaaatatataaaaaaattgaCACACCTTGCCAGTATCCCGGGTACTATGTCGTTTCTCCTTGACCTTGCTCTTCTCCAGCGTCTTAGCCCTCTCCCGGTCTGACGGTGCACCGAAGCGGTTAGCCGCATTTGTGTCCTTGGTCATCATACCTCTTTTTCGTAATTCAGGCTGCAATTTTTTTTTAACATAGTTCTTGTAGTCTAGCTGAATACAAAACAAAGACAGTAGGCTAAACTGGATTGAGCAACTATGAAACCATACATTACCTTCGATGAATCAGCACCGAAAATGGTGGGCACGGCATCTTCCCTAAGAAACTGTTTGCCATTGTAGTCTCGGAAACAATCTGGGTTAAAATGTTCTGAGCAGAGGCAAGTGTTAGGTGTAGGGATGAAGTTTTTCATCCCCAAACTTTGTACCCATTGGTTGGCAAGCTGAGGCTTACTGATGGGGAACCTGAGAAGAATAGGACAAGAAACACTACTTAACACAAGCATGCATTCTCTTGCGTACGCATAAACACACCAAATGTAGCTAGCTTGCCAACTCAATAGCGGCTAGCTGACAACAACATTTGAAGAACGACTTAGCGAACGTTAGCAaactagccaacgttagcttgaAGTTCTTTACTCCTTACCTGTAAAATCGTATTTCTGACCCTTTGATAAACTTGTTGGTGCAGCCGTTTACTGCACAGGTGACAGGCATGATGAACCTCGTGCTTGTGCGGTCTGATGTCAATTTAT
The Oncorhynchus nerka isolate Pitt River linkage group LG28, Oner_Uvic_2.0, whole genome shotgun sequence genome window above contains:
- the fshb gene encoding follitropin subunit beta, encoding MIIFIGAERIKELGQPSFVTKSKGRTQQIPEETCSPCGSIMYCTHLKKLQLVIMAMLWVTPVRAGTDCRYGCRLNNMTITVEREDCHGSITITTCAGLCETTDLNYQSTWLPRSQGVCNFKEWSYEKVYLEGCPAGVNPFFIPVAKSCDCIKCKTDNTDCDRISMATPSCIVNPLEI
- the arl14ep gene encoding ARL14 effector protein — its product is MPVTCAVNGCTNKFIKGSEIRFYRFPISKPQLANQWVQSLGMKNFIPTPNTCLCSEHFNPDCFRDYNGKQFLREDAVPTIFGADSSKPELRKRGMMTKDTNAANRFGAPSDRERAKTLEKSKVKEKRHSTRDTGKGRGDGKKRGGGRGGISSNTDRPTIGAKSKVYDNKGRLLSCGKDMCDCLDADCMGCFYPCPECSSRRCGVECRCDRKWLYEQVEVEGGEIIRNKYAG